The Phycisphaeraceae bacterium genome has a window encoding:
- a CDS encoding rhamnulokinase, protein MPAAAHIAIDLGAESGRVVVGVLEDGRVTVTEAHRFETPSITSPGGVHWDVPGMWRSILEGLSRSAAWAHERGVVVRSVGVDTWGVDFALIDRAGELLGLPHCYRDPRHREAFDRVSHALNVDDIYRTTGAQPMAINSLFQLEGLSRRAPEMLERADRLLFMPDLFHHLLADRAGKPSLNEATIASTSQMVDPVTGAWALELLDQLRLPRHMLGEIAPPGTVVGPLHREIVERTNLPRDVLVVMPAGHDTACAVAAAPAPAGVTAWAYLSSGTWSLLGVERNSPLLSGQARAAGFTNERGVGTGRRREDAIRFHRNLVGLWLVQECRRQWEREGRHFAYDQLTRLAEEAAPFHALIDINEPALFEPGDMPGRIAELARSSGQPTPRTPGEVVRTCLASLAREYRRTVDQVESLTGERIDVIHLVGGGGRNRLLNQMTAEALGRPVVVGPHEATAVGNILVQAMAMGEVSGLADVRHMVARSFDPITYHPREVKPAPGEPSA, encoded by the coding sequence ATGCCCGCAGCCGCCCACATTGCGATTGATCTTGGCGCCGAGTCCGGACGTGTCGTCGTCGGCGTGCTGGAGGATGGACGCGTCACGGTGACGGAGGCGCATCGGTTTGAAACGCCGTCCATCACGTCGCCCGGAGGCGTCCACTGGGATGTGCCGGGGATGTGGCGTTCGATCCTCGAGGGGCTGTCACGGTCAGCGGCGTGGGCGCATGAGCGTGGGGTCGTCGTTCGATCGGTCGGCGTGGATACGTGGGGCGTCGATTTCGCGCTGATCGACCGTGCGGGTGAACTGCTGGGCTTGCCGCACTGCTACCGTGATCCGCGGCATCGGGAGGCGTTCGATCGCGTGAGTCACGCGCTGAACGTCGATGACATCTACCGCACGACCGGCGCGCAGCCGATGGCGATCAACTCGCTGTTTCAGCTGGAGGGGCTGAGCCGCCGCGCGCCGGAGATGCTGGAACGGGCGGATCGTCTGCTCTTCATGCCTGACCTGTTCCACCATCTGCTGGCGGATCGGGCGGGCAAGCCGTCGCTCAACGAGGCCACCATCGCTTCGACGAGCCAGATGGTGGACCCGGTGACCGGCGCGTGGGCTCTGGAACTGCTTGATCAACTGCGGCTGCCTCGGCACATGCTGGGAGAGATCGCGCCGCCCGGCACGGTGGTGGGACCGCTTCACCGTGAGATTGTCGAGCGCACGAATCTGCCGCGCGACGTGCTGGTGGTGATGCCGGCCGGGCATGACACGGCGTGCGCCGTGGCCGCGGCGCCGGCGCCCGCCGGGGTGACCGCCTGGGCGTATCTGTCCAGCGGTACGTGGTCACTGCTGGGCGTGGAGCGGAACTCGCCCCTTCTTTCGGGCCAGGCGCGTGCGGCGGGATTCACGAACGAACGAGGCGTCGGGACTGGTCGACGCCGGGAAGACGCCATTCGCTTCCATCGCAATCTGGTCGGGCTCTGGCTGGTGCAGGAGTGCCGACGACAGTGGGAGCGCGAGGGTCGTCACTTCGCGTACGACCAGTTGACCCGCCTGGCGGAGGAGGCGGCGCCGTTTCACGCCCTGATCGACATCAATGAACCGGCGCTGTTTGAGCCGGGAGACATGCCAGGGCGGATCGCGGAACTCGCCCGGTCGAGCGGACAGCCCACGCCGCGCACGCCCGGAGAGGTCGTTCGCACCTGCCTGGCGTCGCTGGCGCGGGAGTACCGGCGAACGGTGGATCAGGTCGAATCACTGACCGGCGAACGGATCGACGTCATCCATCTTGTCGGCGGCGGGGGACGCAATCGCCTGCTCAACCAGATGACGGCGGAAGCACTGGGGCGACCCGTTGTCGTCGGTCCGCACGAGGCGACGGCGGTGGGGAACATCCTGGTTCAGGCGATGGCGATGGGCGAAGTGTCCGGCTTGGCGGATGTGCGTCACATGGTGGCACGCTCGTTCGATCCCATCACGTACCATCCCCGCGAGGTCAAGCCCGCGCCTGGAGAGCCATCGGCATGA
- a CDS encoding (Fe-S)-binding protein: protein MNVSLFIPCHVDQFFPQVGMNVAAVLARLGHVVRFPSGQTCCGQPAWSSGFRDQARAVGEHFLKVFRGSEAIVAPSGSCAAMVRAFYPELFDGTPRAGEAKSIASRTFEFSQFLVDQLHVTDVGASFHHRVTFHDGCHGLRELGIRDQPRALLKSVKGLELVEMDEAQTCCGFGGAFSINFGAASTAMAEVKVESARATRAEFVVAADPTCLMQIGGLSSRRMAGIRCLHLAEVLART from the coding sequence CTGAACGTTTCGCTCTTCATTCCGTGCCACGTGGACCAGTTCTTCCCGCAGGTGGGGATGAACGTCGCCGCTGTTCTCGCCCGGCTGGGGCACGTCGTCCGGTTCCCTTCCGGCCAGACGTGCTGCGGCCAGCCGGCGTGGTCATCCGGCTTCCGCGACCAGGCGCGGGCCGTGGGCGAGCACTTCCTCAAGGTGTTTCGCGGCTCGGAGGCCATCGTCGCTCCTTCTGGTTCCTGTGCCGCGATGGTGCGAGCGTTCTACCCCGAACTCTTCGACGGAACGCCGCGAGCCGGGGAGGCGAAGTCCATCGCGTCGCGCACCTTCGAGTTCTCCCAGTTCCTCGTGGACCAACTGCATGTCACGGATGTGGGCGCCAGTTTTCATCACCGCGTCACGTTCCACGACGGCTGCCACGGGCTGCGTGAACTGGGCATCCGCGATCAGCCGCGCGCCCTGCTGAAGTCCGTCAAGGGGCTCGAACTGGTCGAGATGGACGAGGCCCAGACCTGCTGCGGCTTCGGCGGCGCGTTCTCCATCAACTTCGGTGCGGCGTCAACGGCCATGGCGGAAGTCAAGGTCGAGTCCGCCCGCGCCACCAGGGCCGAGTTCGTCGTCGCCGCCGATCCCACGTGCCTCATGCAGATCGGCGGGCTGTCATCACGGCGCATGGCGGGCATCCGGTGTCTTCACCTGGCGGAGGTCCTGGCCCGCACATGA
- a CDS encoding iron-sulfur cluster-binding protein — protein MKTINLPQFNAFAADQAADRDRRAFVRQSLNGYAEVRRGTESRFADHEAARTLASHIKWHAVEHLDEHLSQFASKLEARGATVFWAEDAHAAQDYILGLLNKLHAKVIVKSKTMTSEEIHLNELLERKGFEVIESDLGDFIVQLRRESASHFVFPAMHLRRDEIGRTFEDRLGERAGTHPEALTMVARRVLREKFLKADVGITGANFAIAETGMISITENEGNARLTFSLPRVHIAIVGVEKVLPRVSDLALFLPMLAAAGTGQHLTGYNSLIAGPRRPGETDGPEQMHVILLDNGRTNLLADPVERDALRCIRCGACLNVCPVFRTVGGHAYGSTYQGPIGSVITPHMRNMQEWRHLAHASSLCGACTATCPIRIDLHHHLLRTRALGAAHAGFRERLGMKLFTLVMTRPRLYRIASRLARIGHVLGKPLRGTRFDPLRAWRVTRDFPDPAKKTFRSMWGRRG, from the coding sequence ATGAAGACCATCAACCTGCCCCAGTTCAACGCCTTCGCCGCCGACCAGGCCGCCGACCGCGACCGCCGCGCGTTCGTGCGCCAGTCGCTGAACGGCTACGCCGAGGTCCGCCGCGGCACGGAGTCTCGTTTCGCCGACCACGAAGCCGCGCGCACTCTTGCCTCGCACATCAAGTGGCACGCCGTCGAGCACCTTGATGAACACCTGTCGCAGTTCGCCTCGAAACTGGAAGCCCGCGGCGCAACCGTCTTCTGGGCCGAGGACGCCCACGCCGCGCAGGACTACATCCTCGGGCTGCTCAACAAGTTGCACGCCAAGGTCATCGTCAAGAGCAAGACCATGACCTCGGAGGAGATTCACCTCAACGAACTCCTCGAGCGCAAGGGCTTCGAGGTGATTGAGTCCGACCTGGGCGACTTCATCGTCCAGCTGCGCCGGGAGAGCGCCTCGCACTTCGTCTTCCCCGCGATGCACCTGCGGCGTGACGAGATCGGCCGGACCTTCGAGGACCGCCTCGGCGAGCGCGCCGGCACCCACCCTGAGGCGCTCACCATGGTCGCCCGCCGCGTACTGCGGGAGAAGTTCCTCAAGGCCGACGTGGGGATCACCGGGGCCAACTTCGCCATCGCTGAAACGGGCATGATCTCGATCACCGAGAACGAGGGCAACGCCCGGCTGACATTCTCCCTGCCGCGCGTGCATATCGCCATCGTGGGCGTCGAGAAGGTGCTGCCGCGCGTCAGCGATCTCGCGCTCTTCCTGCCCATGCTCGCCGCCGCGGGCACGGGGCAGCACCTGACGGGCTACAACTCGCTCATCGCCGGTCCGCGCCGCCCGGGCGAGACGGACGGGCCGGAGCAGATGCACGTCATCCTGCTCGACAACGGCCGCACCAACCTGCTGGCCGATCCCGTCGAGCGCGACGCCCTGCGCTGCATCCGCTGCGGCGCGTGCCTGAACGTCTGCCCCGTCTTCCGCACCGTGGGAGGCCATGCCTATGGCTCCACGTACCAGGGTCCGATCGGCTCGGTCATCACGCCGCACATGCGCAACATGCAGGAGTGGCGGCATCTCGCCCACGCCTCCTCGCTGTGCGGGGCATGCACCGCCACCTGCCCGATCCGCATCGACCTGCATCATCACCTGCTGCGCACCCGCGCCCTTGGCGCAGCGCACGCGGGCTTCCGTGAGCGGCTGGGCATGAAGCTCTTCACCCTGGTGATGACGCGGCCGCGGCTGTACCGAATCGCCTCGCGCCTCGCCCGCATCGGCCACGTGCTGGGCAAGCCGCTGCGGGGCACTCGCTTCGACCCGCTGCGCGCGTGGCGCGTCACGCGCGATTTTCCCGATCCTGCGAAGAAGACATTCCGGTCCATGTGGGGGAGACGCGGATGA
- a CDS encoding LUD domain-containing protein produces MSARDAILQRIRRALSKPAVGHGVPDPDAPLPDMAALRSALPPVPATREGQIQLFARHCQQLRASLVKANDFAAAAAYIRRLAQEEHWKRLATHAGKLTDPIVASAGLPVLRTSEPYVAEELAQCDAGVTECEALIAQTGSVLASSARCGGRALSVLPPHHIVLATLDQLLPDLTAGYEHLARTYKNNPPTWAGLITGPSRTGDIERILVLGAHGPKRLTIIVVNEPA; encoded by the coding sequence ATGAGCGCCCGCGACGCCATCCTGCAGCGCATCCGCCGAGCGCTCTCGAAGCCCGCCGTCGGTCATGGGGTTCCCGATCCGGACGCGCCGCTGCCGGATATGGCTGCGTTGCGCTCGGCTCTCCCCCCCGTGCCCGCCACGCGTGAGGGCCAGATTCAGCTCTTCGCCCGCCACTGCCAGCAGCTCCGCGCCTCGCTGGTGAAGGCCAACGACTTCGCCGCCGCCGCCGCATACATCCGTCGCCTCGCCCAGGAGGAACACTGGAAGCGGCTCGCCACGCACGCGGGGAAGCTCACCGACCCGATCGTCGCCTCCGCCGGCCTGCCCGTGCTGCGGACGAGCGAGCCGTACGTCGCCGAGGAACTCGCCCAATGCGACGCGGGCGTCACCGAGTGCGAGGCCCTCATCGCGCAGACCGGCAGCGTGCTGGCCTCCTCGGCCCGGTGCGGCGGGCGCGCCCTCTCCGTCCTGCCTCCGCACCACATCGTGCTGGCCACGCTCGATCAACTGCTGCCCGACCTGACCGCGGGCTACGAGCACCTCGCCCGCACCTACAAGAACAACCCGCCCACGTGGGCCGGGCTCATCACCGGCCCCAGCCGCACCGGCGACATTGAGCGGATTCTCGTACTGGGGGCGCATGGGCCGAAGCGGCTCACCATCATCGTCGTGAACGAACCCGCGTAA
- a CDS encoding NAD-dependent epimerase/dehydratase family protein yields the protein MNSRPPRSTPHPATRLTRRDFVRTGATAAAALAVPALAASPLFASPRRAAGLRILILGGTSFLGPAVIESALSRGHTITTFNRGITETRKGDRFPDVEKLRGDRDPDKGEGLKALAGRQWDAVVDTSGYYPRLVKASAELLAPNVKQYVFISSVSAYRDTDKPNSDETAPVAVIDDPTVENMGPGMAYYGALKHLCEQAAEAAMPGRVTNIRPGYIVGPGDGTDRYTYWPVRVQQGGEVLAPGAPSDPIQIIDVRDLGQWIVHMIEKNSTGLFNAVGPAETLTIGAALESAVRVSRSDAKLTWVPADFLEANPDPTGQGGYLPIWLPPAGQYAGFHTWSNARAVKHGLTFRSIDDINRSLIEWWPGEVTRRVEATEQIIQEARDKGEEPPRLADPRQLRAGLKPEREKELLQRWRERQRTG from the coding sequence ATGAATTCGCGCCCCCCGCGCTCCACTCCTCACCCCGCCACCCGCCTCACCCGCCGCGACTTCGTGCGCACCGGCGCGACCGCCGCCGCCGCGCTCGCCGTGCCGGCGCTGGCCGCGTCGCCCCTCTTTGCGTCACCCCGCCGCGCCGCCGGGCTGCGCATCCTGATCCTCGGCGGCACCAGTTTCCTCGGCCCCGCCGTCATCGAGTCCGCCCTGTCGCGCGGGCACACCATCACCACCTTCAACCGCGGCATCACCGAAACCCGCAAGGGCGACCGCTTCCCGGATGTCGAAAAACTCCGCGGCGACCGCGACCCTGACAAGGGCGAGGGGCTGAAGGCCCTCGCCGGGCGCCAGTGGGACGCCGTCGTCGATACCTCCGGCTACTACCCGCGCCTGGTCAAGGCCTCCGCCGAACTGCTTGCGCCGAATGTCAAGCAGTATGTCTTCATCTCCAGCGTCAGCGCGTACCGCGACACCGACAAGCCCAACTCCGATGAAACCGCCCCCGTGGCCGTCATCGACGACCCCACCGTCGAGAACATGGGCCCCGGCATGGCCTACTACGGGGCGCTCAAGCATCTCTGCGAGCAGGCCGCCGAAGCCGCCATGCCCGGCCGCGTCACCAACATCCGCCCCGGCTACATCGTCGGCCCCGGCGACGGCACCGACCGCTACACCTACTGGCCCGTCCGCGTGCAGCAGGGCGGCGAAGTGCTCGCCCCCGGCGCGCCCAGCGACCCCATCCAGATCATCGACGTGCGTGATCTCGGTCAGTGGATCGTCCACATGATCGAAAAGAACAGCACCGGGCTGTTCAACGCCGTCGGCCCCGCCGAGACGCTCACCATCGGCGCCGCGCTCGAATCCGCCGTCCGCGTCTCCAGGAGCGATGCGAAGTTGACGTGGGTGCCCGCCGACTTCCTTGAAGCCAACCCCGATCCCACCGGGCAGGGCGGCTACCTGCCCATCTGGCTGCCCCCCGCGGGCCAGTACGCCGGCTTCCACACCTGGAGCAACGCCCGGGCCGTCAAGCACGGGCTGACCTTCCGCTCCATCGACGACATCAACCGCTCCCTCATCGAGTGGTGGCCAGGCGAGGTGACCCGCCGCGTCGAAGCCACGGAACAGATCATCCAGGAAGCACGCGACAAGGGCGAAGAGCCCCCCCGCCTGGCCGACCCCAGGCAACTCCGCGCCGGGCTGAAACCCGAGCGCGAGAAGGAACTGCTGCAACGCTGGCGCGAGCGGCAGCGAACCGGCTGA
- a CDS encoding protein kinase, translated as MTPERFRQVETIFHAALRCEPVERDAFVAARCADDDDLRRAVQDLLQHDASGGIEPAQPFRTAVRSVVETAMRPSESGLRPISVGGYRILRPLGEGGFGVVYLAQQDHPRRTVAIKLLRREFAAGDAARRFEYEARILARLRHPGIARIFEAGVADATMTDASGGSVVVKQPFLALEYIEGPNLVEFALGDGTTWPPLSVRDRLTLFARVCDALQHAHQHGVIHRDLKPDNILVAIDDAAPPAGEDGAAFTTDDTTARLAAVRPTLLDFGVARLIDHDPDFTRAHTQQGHLVGTLAYMSPEQVAGDAAIIDTRSDIYAMGVLLYQLLSGTPPYDVHGISLPEAVRLIREHDPPPLRSLDRAIRAEANAIIQRAMAKDRERRYASMAELAADVRRLLTGQPVAARGDSAWYVLGKTVRRHRVALSVAAGFLLLLTASSVVGWSLFVQARSANARAAVLLRDSYLSEARAIRTGDGVGRRFAAVESLRKAADIRMDADLRTEAIAALTLSDFQTLGQRPAAAISVRGLTTIDRLAIIGDDGVIRIEDATTGREIASLRAGNIPPARWRFSPDGAYLGAGYAAGGSGAVVIWRLGDDEPVLRLASPTSRGDFLLGQDDAGRPWVALIDTSGRVDFRRLPSGETFASASFDGEPGWLALSPDGSLLVGSRSGGRVLHVLRLDTGEMVAAIDSPVILRSPCFSPDGAVLAAGGSDGRIHRWDTTTWQSLPAMDGHRATVAEVILAGDLAVTGGWDGAVRVWNWRTGRQLFAPVVGAALQGFDGRRLVLSTADHVSVLSLVDDSPCTTLTAPGPLGAEATAAFSGDGRFLLVSGRCGLTIWDTADWSRRMLATQPARSVLWLDGDRETSVHHDARGRSPRIAAIVSGELCVWDADMLTTGGSNGRVDAPLESRASPPPAPRILWRGAASAWITHDHAPGRVVILSGRDLLRLNVDTGETTPLIPASPTIAGGERPHLDPAGRWLFIGAWHGPPAAVLDTATGLPLLTIDQTSVRGGFTPDGSRLLIATAGRLLVYDSADWTMPRELARYEPRLPNVAGGAAASPDGPLIAHTVPPHEVVLLGGRPSAVSHQPSAEGTQPRGNPHAAPGAVVPLAALPNPEQYGVPDLRFSPDGSMLIVLTLEETILVWRLNDLRAMLDEHGLGW; from the coding sequence ATGACGCCCGAGCGGTTTCGGCAGGTTGAAACGATCTTTCATGCCGCGCTGCGGTGTGAGCCCGTCGAGCGCGACGCCTTCGTCGCCGCCCGGTGCGCCGATGATGACGACCTGCGCCGCGCCGTGCAGGATCTACTCCAACACGACGCATCCGGCGGCATCGAGCCGGCGCAGCCCTTCCGCACCGCGGTGCGAAGCGTGGTCGAAACGGCCATGCGTCCGTCCGAGTCCGGGCTGCGGCCCATCAGTGTGGGCGGCTACCGCATCCTGCGACCCCTGGGCGAGGGCGGCTTCGGCGTGGTCTACCTCGCCCAGCAGGACCACCCGCGCCGCACGGTGGCGATCAAACTGCTGCGGCGTGAGTTCGCCGCGGGCGACGCCGCCCGGCGCTTCGAGTACGAGGCCCGCATCCTCGCCCGGTTGCGGCATCCGGGCATCGCGCGCATCTTCGAGGCGGGAGTCGCCGACGCCACCATGACCGACGCGAGCGGCGGCTCCGTCGTCGTGAAGCAGCCGTTCCTGGCGCTCGAGTACATCGAGGGCCCCAACCTCGTTGAGTTCGCGCTGGGCGACGGCACGACGTGGCCGCCCCTGTCCGTCCGCGACCGGCTCACCCTCTTCGCGCGGGTCTGCGACGCGCTGCAGCACGCGCACCAGCACGGGGTCATTCACCGCGACCTCAAGCCCGACAACATTCTCGTGGCGATTGACGACGCCGCCCCGCCTGCGGGCGAAGACGGAGCCGCGTTCACGACGGACGATACCACGGCGCGGCTCGCCGCCGTGCGCCCCACGTTGCTGGATTTCGGCGTGGCGCGGCTCATTGACCACGACCCGGACTTCACCCGCGCCCACACCCAGCAGGGGCACCTCGTGGGCACGCTCGCCTACATGAGCCCTGAGCAGGTGGCCGGTGATGCCGCGATTATCGACACACGCTCCGACATCTACGCCATGGGCGTGCTGCTCTATCAACTCCTCAGCGGGACGCCGCCCTATGACGTGCATGGCATCTCACTGCCCGAGGCGGTGCGCCTGATCCGCGAGCACGATCCGCCGCCGCTCCGCTCGCTTGACCGCGCCATTCGCGCCGAGGCCAACGCCATCATCCAGCGCGCCATGGCCAAGGATCGCGAGCGCCGCTATGCCTCGATGGCCGAGCTCGCCGCCGACGTGCGGCGGCTGCTCACGGGCCAGCCCGTCGCCGCCCGGGGCGACAGCGCGTGGTACGTGCTGGGCAAGACGGTCCGCCGCCACCGCGTGGCGTTGTCCGTGGCGGCGGGGTTTCTGCTGCTGCTCACCGCCTCGTCAGTCGTCGGCTGGTCGCTGTTCGTGCAGGCCCGCAGCGCCAACGCCCGCGCCGCGGTGCTGCTGCGTGATTCGTACCTGAGCGAGGCCCGCGCCATCCGCACCGGGGACGGCGTGGGACGACGCTTCGCTGCGGTCGAATCATTGCGCAAGGCCGCCGACATCCGCATGGATGCGGACCTCCGCACCGAGGCCATCGCCGCCCTCACGCTCTCCGATTTTCAGACCCTGGGCCAGCGCCCCGCCGCCGCCATTTCCGTGCGCGGGCTGACCACCATCGACCGTCTCGCGATCATCGGCGACGACGGCGTCATCCGCATCGAGGACGCAACCACAGGCCGCGAGATCGCTTCACTCCGCGCCGGCAACATTCCTCCCGCGCGCTGGCGCTTCAGCCCGGATGGGGCGTACCTCGGCGCGGGCTACGCGGCAGGCGGCTCCGGCGCCGTCGTCATCTGGCGTCTCGGCGACGATGAGCCGGTGCTGCGGCTCGCCTCGCCCACCTCGCGCGGGGACTTCCTGCTCGGACAGGACGATGCAGGCCGCCCCTGGGTCGCCCTCATCGACACCTCCGGTCGCGTGGACTTCCGCCGTCTCCCATCCGGCGAGACGTTCGCGTCCGCATCGTTCGACGGCGAGCCGGGATGGCTCGCCCTCAGCCCCGACGGCTCGCTGCTCGTCGGTTCACGTTCCGGCGGTCGCGTGCTGCACGTGCTGCGGCTGGATACCGGTGAGATGGTCGCCGCCATCGACAGCCCGGTCATCCTGCGGTCCCCGTGCTTCAGTCCGGATGGAGCCGTGCTCGCCGCCGGCGGGTCGGACGGCCGCATCCACCGCTGGGACACGACGACCTGGCAGTCGCTGCCCGCCATGGACGGACACCGCGCCACCGTGGCCGAGGTGATCCTCGCCGGCGACCTGGCCGTCACGGGCGGGTGGGACGGCGCGGTGCGCGTGTGGAACTGGCGCACCGGCCGCCAGCTCTTCGCCCCCGTCGTCGGGGCCGCGCTGCAGGGCTTCGATGGCCGCCGCCTGGTTCTGTCCACCGCCGACCACGTCAGCGTGCTGTCGCTCGTGGATGATTCGCCATGCACGACCCTCACCGCTCCCGGCCCGCTCGGCGCGGAGGCCACCGCCGCGTTCTCTGGGGATGGTCGTTTCCTGCTTGTTTCCGGGCGATGCGGACTGACCATCTGGGACACCGCCGACTGGTCGCGGCGCATGCTCGCCACGCAGCCGGCCCGCAGCGTGCTGTGGCTCGACGGTGATCGAGAGACCAGTGTCCACCACGACGCGCGCGGACGATCACCGAGAATCGCCGCCATCGTCTCCGGCGAACTGTGCGTATGGGACGCCGACATGCTCACCACAGGCGGAAGCAATGGACGCGTTGACGCGCCGCTTGAATCACGCGCCTCGCCGCCACCCGCCCCCCGCATCCTCTGGCGCGGCGCCGCCAGCGCCTGGATCACCCACGACCACGCCCCTGGCCGCGTCGTCATCCTCAGCGGACGCGATCTCCTCCGCCTCAACGTTGACACGGGCGAGACGACGCCTCTCATCCCTGCGTCACCGACCATCGCCGGCGGCGAGCGCCCTCACCTCGACCCCGCAGGCCGCTGGCTCTTCATCGGCGCCTGGCACGGACCGCCCGCCGCCGTGCTGGACACCGCCACCGGCCTCCCGCTGCTCACCATCGACCAGACCAGCGTGCGCGGCGGCTTCACGCCTGATGGCTCGCGGCTGCTCATCGCCACCGCCGGGCGCTTGCTGGTCTACGACTCCGCCGACTGGACCATGCCGCGCGAACTTGCCCGCTACGAGCCGCGGCTGCCCAACGTCGCCGGCGGCGCCGCCGCGTCGCCCGACGGGCCGCTCATCGCCCACACCGTGCCGCCGCACGAGGTGGTGCTGCTGGGGGGGCGGCCGTCAGCCGTCAGCCATCAGCCGTCAGCGGAAGGGACGCAGCCGCGCGGCAACCCGCACGCGGCGCCCGGCGCTGTCGTCCCCCTGGCCGCGCTCCCCAACCCCGAGCAGTACGGCGTGCCCGACCTGCGCTTCAGCCCGGACGGCTCGATGCTCATCGTGCTCACGCTGGAGGAGACGATCCTCGTCTGGCGGCTGAACGACCTGCGGGCCATGCTCGACGAGCACGGGCTGGGGTGGTGA
- a CDS encoding sigma-70 family RNA polymerase sigma factor, producing MSQPHDATQLLEQMHAGSRSAADALLPIVYDELRRLAAAYLREERPGHTLQPTALVHEAYVRLIRGAQPDWRSRAHFLAVAAKAMRNTLVNHALAHKAEKRGGGRTMLGLDPALVPQPSNGVEALELHEAIERLQALDERKARLVEMRFFAGMTMEEAADVLGVSLSTAEADWRFARAWLAKELAEGDAPPGAGRPRTP from the coding sequence ATGAGCCAACCGCACGATGCCACCCAGTTGCTCGAACAGATGCACGCCGGCAGCCGCAGCGCGGCGGACGCCCTGCTGCCCATCGTCTACGACGAGTTGCGTCGTCTGGCGGCCGCCTACCTGCGGGAGGAACGCCCGGGCCACACCCTTCAACCCACCGCGCTGGTGCACGAGGCGTATGTGCGGTTGATCCGAGGGGCGCAGCCCGACTGGCGGAGTCGAGCGCACTTTCTGGCGGTCGCCGCCAAGGCCATGCGAAACACGCTGGTCAACCACGCGCTGGCGCACAAGGCCGAGAAGCGGGGGGGCGGCCGCACGATGCTGGGGCTGGACCCGGCGTTGGTTCCGCAGCCGTCGAACGGTGTGGAGGCGCTGGAGCTGCACGAAGCCATCGAGCGACTCCAGGCACTCGACGAACGCAAGGCCCGTCTGGTTGAGATGCGATTCTTCGCCGGCATGACGATGGAGGAGGCGGCGGACGTGCTGGGCGTCTCGCTCTCCACCGCCGAAGCGGACTGGCGTTTCGCCCGCGCCTGGCTGGCGAAGGAACTGGCGGAGGGTGACGCACCGCCCGGCGCGGGGAGGCCGCGCACGCCATGA
- a CDS encoding isoprenylcysteine carboxylmethyltransferase family protein, which translates to MFAFGLVAYLAFFVTICWGIAFVGNWIVPKTIDSGTPGPIIPSLLINGSILLLFVVQHTIMARPAFKRWWTRIVPAPMERSIFVLLASGILLLLFWQWRPLPTVVWEFTHPVAVYGLSALSVLGWGIVFLSSFLINHFDLFGLRQAWFALRARAYKPVGFRLTFLYRLVRHPLMVGFLIAFWSTPVMTVGHLFFAIMTTGYILFGTHVEERDLIAEHGQAYLDYRKRVRGLIPLPKRMTNA; encoded by the coding sequence ATCTTTGCATTCGGACTGGTCGCCTACCTCGCCTTCTTCGTGACCATCTGCTGGGGCATCGCCTTCGTGGGCAACTGGATCGTGCCCAAGACGATCGATTCGGGCACGCCGGGGCCGATCATTCCCTCGCTGCTGATCAACGGATCGATCCTGCTGCTCTTCGTGGTGCAGCACACGATCATGGCCCGCCCGGCGTTCAAGCGATGGTGGACGCGGATCGTGCCCGCTCCGATGGAGCGCAGCATCTTCGTGCTGCTGGCCAGCGGAATCCTGCTGCTGCTCTTCTGGCAGTGGCGGCCTCTGCCCACGGTGGTGTGGGAGTTCACCCACCCGGTTGCGGTGTACGGATTGAGCGCCCTGTCGGTGCTGGGGTGGGGGATCGTGTTCCTTTCGTCGTTCCTCATCAACCACTTCGACCTGTTCGGCCTGCGCCAGGCGTGGTTCGCCCTGCGGGCGCGGGCGTACAAGCCGGTGGGCTTCCGCCTGACGTTCCTGTACAGGTTGGTGCGCCACCCGTTGATGGTGGGCTTTCTCATCGCATTCTGGTCCACGCCGGTGATGACCGTCGGCCACCTGTTCTTCGCCATCATGACGACCGGCTACATCCTGTTCGGCACACACGTCGAGGAACGCGACCTGATCGCGGAGCACGGTCAGGCCTATCTGGATTATCGCAAGCGTGTCCGCGGGCTGATCCCGCTGCCGAAGCGGATGACCAACGCGTGA